DNA from Coleofasciculaceae cyanobacterium:
CGTTATAGTTTTGGAATCGAGCGCAAGTTAAACAAGTCTTTTCTATGTGGCGAATTAAAGCTGTCTCTTCTCTCCAATAGCTTACTTGTCCATTGCTGATTTTGTATTTCCAGTATGGTTGGCTCAAAAGTCTTCCCGATGGTGTCTTCGATTCGATTAGTTCTAAAGCGTAGGTGGTGTATGCGATAGAGGGGAATGAGTTAATAAGCTCTACTTTTTCACCAAAGACAAATAAAGGATGTTCGTAGTTATATTGAGTTTCTGATGGGTGAATATTAGGAGCGAATTCGATGGTGACGAGAGGGCGCTCTTGAGTAGACGTTACTGGCTTGACTGTTAAAGCTTGTGTAATCATAGGTATTGACCTCTTAATTGGTGGTTATTGAGAGTAGTTAAGCTTTCCACGGCAGTAACTACTCTCTGTCATTTTTGATGCAGTCGTTTTTCTTAGTTTTTAAAATCGACCTTAAGAAGCTTAGCTAGTAAGGTATTTTCTTAGATGTTTTACTCAAGTTGTTTTTAAATTGCCTAGATATATCAAAAAAGCTGCAATTTAAAACTGATGAGAATTGTAAAGACTGTCCGATATTTAGCAGTATTTGGTGAGCGTTTAATTTGCCTCTAAATATAATATATTACGGTAAAATCGTAATATCAAGCAGTTGTGTATTTATAAATTACGCTATAATCAGTATTGATAAAATTTGAGGGTAAATTATGGCTGCTGCGTTTAAAGTGATTAGGTGGAGACTTAAAGAAATTATGGCGAGATATGATATTACAGGTATTGCTCTGGCTAAAGAATTAGGTGTTAGAGAAGCTTCAATTTCCAACTTGAGAAAATCTTCAACTATGCCTCGTATAGATGGCAACCGCGTTGATGAGCTTTGCAAAGCATTAACCAAGCTAGCAAATAAAAAAATTAGCTTTGCTGACTTGTATGAAGAAATGGAAGAAGATTGATCTCCTTTTTATTTTTTGCTTTATGTGAAAAATAAATCTCAAAGCAGTCAAGACAATTAAAAAGCTCAAATTTAATCTATTACAGATCAAAGGCGATCGCCTTCCGTGACAAGAAATTGCGATCGCCTTTATTAACCAAATCCCTGAAGGAGGGAATTTAATGATTACTTACATTGTAAAAGAGGTGCAGCAAAAGCGCATCTCAACTTTCACAGTATCTAAAGAAAACCGCCTAAATCTAGTGGGAGGTGCAGCATGATTGGATTGATTGCACCATTTGAGATCTTAGATTATCTAGACCGTTTAAACGTAGTCAAAAAAACTTCCGTTGAATACCACTGCCTTTGCCCAGTCTGCGGAGACGGAGGATTTAAGATAGATCGCCAGGACGGGAAATACCAAGCATTTAAGTGTGGATGCGATGTAAAAGAGATACGAGAAGCAATACGACCTTGGAGTGAGGCTTGCGCCCAAGGGCAAGAGTTAAAGGGAAAAGGGAACAAGAAACAAACTAAAACCAAGCAACAATTAGCGAATCAAATCAAACTAGCCCGATTCGATTCACCCGCCGAAGACTGCCCACAGCCAGAATCAGGCAAAATACCAGAGTGGTTAGTAAAACAAGGAATACCAGCCGAGGCAGTAGAAACTCGCTACTGGTATTCCAAAACGCAGTGGGTGAGTAGGTTTGAGTGGAAAAATGGTGATGGAACTACTGAAAAAACCATCAGACAAGGACATATTAAATCTAATGGATTAATTGAGTGGAAAAAAGGCGGTAAAGACTGGAGAGCATACCGACTAATTGAAGCAGTCAAATATTGCCCAGACAAGTGGGTATTGGGCTTAGAAGGAGAAGGGTGTGTCGAAACTGCCCGTGCGATCGCCCTATGTGCAATTACATGGCAGGGGTCGAATTGGCAGGAGAAAGCGATCGCCTCTGACTTAACAAAACTTAAGCAAAGTGGAGCAGCAGGATTAGTTTACTTTCCCGACCATGATGAAGCGGGAGAGAAGAAAGCTGAGTTAGTTAAGTCAGTTTGTGATGGGCTTAATTTTCCTTGTTTAGTCCTTTCGCCTACGGATGTTTGGGCGGATATGCCAGTCAAAGGAGATATTACCGATTGGGTAGAGGCACAGACAAATTTAAGTACAGAACAATTAATCAGAAAACTAGAATCAGCAGCAGCGACCGCCTATCAGAAAGAAGAGCAAGAGAAAATTGAACTTAAGGCAGCCTGCTCATTAGCTAGTCTCCCCAATTGGTCACAATCAGATATTGCCGAATGGCTAGCCCAGAGGTACAGAGGACGTTTGGCTTGGAACACGGATTCACAGGAATGGTCTTACTACAGTTCAGTTACTAAAGGCATTTGGAGTAAAAACTCGACCGAAAGAATTGGTAGATTGGTCAAATCAGAAATAGGCGCGATCGCGTTGCAGATAGCCAAGGCAAATAAGAAGAAACCAACTTACACCATAAGCTTTGTAAATGGTGTAACTGCATTGCTCAAGTTTGA
Protein-coding regions in this window:
- a CDS encoding helix-turn-helix transcriptional regulator; the encoded protein is MAAAFKVIRWRLKEIMARYDITGIALAKELGVREASISNLRKSSTMPRIDGNRVDELCKALTKLANKKISFADLYEEMEED
- a CDS encoding DUF5906 domain-containing protein; the encoded protein is MIGLIAPFEILDYLDRLNVVKKTSVEYHCLCPVCGDGGFKIDRQDGKYQAFKCGCDVKEIREAIRPWSEACAQGQELKGKGNKKQTKTKQQLANQIKLARFDSPAEDCPQPESGKIPEWLVKQGIPAEAVETRYWYSKTQWVSRFEWKNGDGTTEKTIRQGHIKSNGLIEWKKGGKDWRAYRLIEAVKYCPDKWVLGLEGEGCVETARAIALCAITWQGSNWQEKAIASDLTKLKQSGAAGLVYFPDHDEAGEKKAELVKSVCDGLNFPCLVLSPTDVWADMPVKGDITDWVEAQTNLSTEQLIRKLESAAATAYQKEEQEKIELKAACSLASLPNWSQSDIAEWLAQRYRGRLAWNTDSQEWSYYSSVTKGIWSKNSTERIGRLVKSEIGAIALQIAKANKKKPTYTISFVNGVTALLKFDLEVDKWDESTGLLPLLNGVLDLKTRKLLPHSPENKLTWCLPYNYNTLATCEPIQEWLLSMCNGDRALVQLMRAYLLGIVTGRTDWQKYLELVGPGGTGKSTFTRLAIALVGQENVHTTTLKKLEKEKFETASIAGKRLVLINDSERYAGEVGKLIKPYRAG